One genomic segment of Thunnus albacares chromosome 18, fThuAlb1.1, whole genome shotgun sequence includes these proteins:
- the ptpa gene encoding serine/threonine-protein phosphatase 2A activator isoform X1 has protein sequence MAETEQQAGSTPEDEAAEANTTFMVPKKEISMVPDMGKWKRSQAYADYMGFILTLNEGVKGKKLTCEYKVSETVEKLLDLLGTLDKWINETPPVDQPSRFGNKAYRTWYSKLDQEAEALVSGVLPADRHAAAPEIAVYLKESVGNSTRIDYGTGHEAAFAAFLCCLCKVGALRVDDQLAIVFKVFNRYLEVMRKLQRTYRMEPAGSQGVWGLDDFQFLPFIWGSSQFIDHPTLEPRHFIDEKVVNEYHQDYMFLECIKFINEMKTGPFAEHSNQLWNISAVPSWSKVNQGLIRMYKAECLEKFPVIQHFKFGSLLSIQPTKP, from the exons GATCCACCCCTGAGGATGAAGCAGCTGAAGCCAACACCACCTTCATGGTACCCAAGAAAGAAATCAGCATGGTGCCTGACATGGGCAAGTGGAAGCGATCTCAG GCATATGCAGACTACATGGGCTTCATTCTGACACTGAATGAAGGTGTAAAGGGAAAGAAGCTCACATGTGAATATAAAGTGTCTGAG acagtgGAGAAGTTACTAGATCTTTTGGGGACTCTGGACAAATGGATAAACGAGACCCCTCCTGTTGACCAGCCATCACGCTTTGGTAATAAGGCTTACAGAACCTGGTACAGCAAACTAGATCAG gaagcAGAGGCCTTGGTGTCAGGAGTGCTCCCTGCTGACAGACATGCAGCAGCTCCAGAGATAGCTGTCTATCTGAAAGAGTCTGTTGGGAACTCCACCAGGATAGACTATGGAACAG GTCATGAAGCTGCTTTCGCTGCGttcctctgctgtctctgtAAGGTTGGAGCTCTCAGGGTCGATGATCAGCTAGCTATcgtttttaaggtttttaacaG gTATCTCGAAGTGATGCGTAAGCTCCAGAGGACCTATAGAATGGAGCCAGCTGGGAGCCAAGGTGTGTGGGGACTGGATGACTTCCAGTTTCTGCCCTTCATATGGGGCAGCTCCCAATTTATAG ATCACCCAACACTGGAGCCTCGGCACTTCATCGATGAGAAGGTGGTGAACGAGTATCACCAAGACTACATGTTTCTGGAGTGCATCAAGTTCATAAATGAG ATGAAGACGGGTCCGTTTGCTGAACACTCCAACCAGCTGTGGAACATCAGTGCTGTTCCTTCCTGGTCCAAAGTCAACCAGGGTCTGATCAGAATGTACAAGGCTGAG TGTCTGGAGAAGTTCCCTGTGATCCAGCATTTCAAATTCGGTAGCCTGCTTTCCATCCAGCCAACGAAGCCTTGA
- the ptpa gene encoding serine/threonine-protein phosphatase 2A activator isoform X2: MVPKKEISMVPDMGKWKRSQAYADYMGFILTLNEGVKGKKLTCEYKVSETVEKLLDLLGTLDKWINETPPVDQPSRFGNKAYRTWYSKLDQEAEALVSGVLPADRHAAAPEIAVYLKESVGNSTRIDYGTGHEAAFAAFLCCLCKVGALRVDDQLAIVFKVFNRYLEVMRKLQRTYRMEPAGSQGVWGLDDFQFLPFIWGSSQFIDHPTLEPRHFIDEKVVNEYHQDYMFLECIKFINEMKTGPFAEHSNQLWNISAVPSWSKVNQGLIRMYKAECLEKFPVIQHFKFGSLLSIQPTKP, translated from the exons ATGGTACCCAAGAAAGAAATCAGCATGGTGCCTGACATGGGCAAGTGGAAGCGATCTCAG GCATATGCAGACTACATGGGCTTCATTCTGACACTGAATGAAGGTGTAAAGGGAAAGAAGCTCACATGTGAATATAAAGTGTCTGAG acagtgGAGAAGTTACTAGATCTTTTGGGGACTCTGGACAAATGGATAAACGAGACCCCTCCTGTTGACCAGCCATCACGCTTTGGTAATAAGGCTTACAGAACCTGGTACAGCAAACTAGATCAG gaagcAGAGGCCTTGGTGTCAGGAGTGCTCCCTGCTGACAGACATGCAGCAGCTCCAGAGATAGCTGTCTATCTGAAAGAGTCTGTTGGGAACTCCACCAGGATAGACTATGGAACAG GTCATGAAGCTGCTTTCGCTGCGttcctctgctgtctctgtAAGGTTGGAGCTCTCAGGGTCGATGATCAGCTAGCTATcgtttttaaggtttttaacaG gTATCTCGAAGTGATGCGTAAGCTCCAGAGGACCTATAGAATGGAGCCAGCTGGGAGCCAAGGTGTGTGGGGACTGGATGACTTCCAGTTTCTGCCCTTCATATGGGGCAGCTCCCAATTTATAG ATCACCCAACACTGGAGCCTCGGCACTTCATCGATGAGAAGGTGGTGAACGAGTATCACCAAGACTACATGTTTCTGGAGTGCATCAAGTTCATAAATGAG ATGAAGACGGGTCCGTTTGCTGAACACTCCAACCAGCTGTGGAACATCAGTGCTGTTCCTTCCTGGTCCAAAGTCAACCAGGGTCTGATCAGAATGTACAAGGCTGAG TGTCTGGAGAAGTTCCCTGTGATCCAGCATTTCAAATTCGGTAGCCTGCTTTCCATCCAGCCAACGAAGCCTTGA